One Deltaproteobacteria bacterium genomic window carries:
- a CDS encoding response regulator: MEYRELISGKRVLIVDDEQDVLDTLAGLLDMCKLDTATTFEEGKTLLENNLYDVAILDIMGVQGFDLLAVASRRGIPALMLTAHALSEESLKKSAEKGAYYFAPKDEIDRIHVFVADVLEAKEKHKSAWIKVFERLGHFYDKKFGGPDWREKEKEFWEKRTRMLR; the protein is encoded by the coding sequence ATGGAATATAGAGAGCTCATCAGCGGCAAGAGAGTCCTTATCGTAGACGACGAGCAGGATGTCCTCGATACCTTGGCAGGCCTGCTGGACATGTGCAAACTCGACACGGCGACCACGTTCGAGGAGGGGAAAACGCTCCTTGAAAACAATCTGTATGATGTGGCGATCCTTGACATCATGGGCGTCCAAGGATTTGATCTTCTTGCCGTCGCATCCAGACGGGGAATCCCCGCACTGATGCTTACGGCTCACGCCCTGTCGGAGGAAAGCCTCAAGAAGTCGGCGGAAAAAGGGGCCTATTATTTTGCGCCCAAGGATGAAATCGATCGCATCCATGTCTTTGTTGCCGATGTATTGGAGGCAAAAGAGAAACACAAGAGCGCATGGATCAAGGTATTTGAGAGGCTGGGGCACTTTTACGACAAAAAATTCGGCGGCCCTGACTGGAGAGAAAAGGAGAAGGAATTCTGGGAGAAGCGGACCCGGATGTTGCGCTGA
- a CDS encoding methylmalonyl-CoA carboxyltransferase has translation MNIDDKIRELESRNLEAELGGGQKRIDDQHKKGKMTARERIDGLLDKGSFQELDKFVVHRCQDFGMDKKKIPGDGVVTGYGTVNGRRVFLFSQDFTVFGGSLSGAFGQKVCKVMDLALKNGAPMIGLNDSGGARIQEGVMSLAGYGEIFKRNVWSSGVVPQISVIMGPCAGGAVYSPALTDLTIMVKKTSNMFITGPQVIKAVTSEEVSAEELGGAMAHNTKSGVAHFAEDSDQAALDRVREILSYLPQNYREKAPAVECADDPNRTERSLNTVVPTNPRLPYDMTEIIRTVLDNQRFLEVQKHFAKNMVVGFGRLNGLSVGIIANQPKFLAGCLDTKASVKCARFIRMCDAFNLPTITFVDVPGYLPGVQQEYDGIIKHGAKIIFAYSEATVPKITVVTRKAYGGAYIAMSAKHLGGDINFAYPTAEIAVMGPEGAANIIFRKELTEADDPAAVKERLVEEYRDNFASPFKAAELGYTDHIIFPENTRPRLIHALMMLKDKQESIPERRHGNIPL, from the coding sequence ATGAACATTGACGACAAGATCAGGGAGCTGGAAAGCAGGAATCTTGAGGCGGAGTTGGGGGGGGGGCAGAAGCGCATCGACGACCAACATAAGAAAGGGAAGATGACCGCACGGGAGCGGATCGACGGCCTTCTGGATAAAGGGAGTTTTCAAGAGCTGGATAAATTCGTGGTTCATCGATGCCAGGACTTCGGCATGGATAAGAAGAAGATCCCGGGAGACGGGGTGGTCACCGGCTATGGAACCGTTAACGGCCGTCGGGTTTTTCTTTTTTCTCAGGATTTCACTGTGTTCGGGGGTTCCCTGAGCGGGGCATTCGGTCAGAAGGTCTGCAAGGTCATGGATCTGGCCCTCAAGAACGGGGCCCCCATGATCGGTCTGAACGACTCCGGGGGGGCCAGGATCCAGGAGGGGGTCATGAGCCTTGCCGGGTACGGCGAGATATTCAAGAGAAATGTCTGGAGTTCAGGGGTGGTGCCCCAGATATCCGTGATTATGGGCCCCTGCGCCGGGGGCGCGGTATACTCCCCTGCGCTCACGGATCTGACCATCATGGTCAAGAAGACGAGCAACATGTTTATCACGGGGCCGCAGGTCATCAAGGCGGTCACCTCGGAGGAGGTTTCGGCCGAGGAACTGGGGGGCGCCATGGCCCACAACACCAAGAGCGGGGTGGCCCACTTTGCCGAGGACTCGGACCAGGCGGCCCTGGACAGGGTCCGGGAGATCCTGTCGTACCTTCCTCAGAATTACAGGGAAAAGGCGCCTGCGGTGGAGTGTGCGGACGACCCGAACCGGACGGAAAGATCTCTCAATACCGTGGTGCCGACCAATCCCAGGCTCCCCTACGATATGACGGAGATTATTCGAACGGTGTTGGACAACCAACGGTTCCTCGAGGTACAGAAGCACTTTGCAAAGAACATGGTGGTGGGCTTCGGCCGGTTGAACGGCCTCTCCGTCGGCATTATCGCCAATCAGCCGAAATTTCTGGCCGGGTGTCTGGATACCAAGGCCTCGGTCAAATGCGCCCGGTTCATCCGGATGTGCGACGCCTTTAATCTCCCCACCATTACCTTTGTGGATGTGCCCGGATACCTTCCCGGGGTACAGCAGGAATATGATGGAATCATTAAACACGGGGCCAAGATCATCTTTGCCTATTCAGAGGCCACGGTCCCCAAAATCACCGTGGTGACCCGAAAGGCCTACGGAGGGGCCTATATCGCCATGTCGGCCAAGCACCTGGGCGGGGACATCAACTTTGCCTATCCGACGGCCGAGATTGCGGTCATGGGTCCCGAAGGGGCGGCCAACATCATCTTCAGAAAGGAACTGACCGAGGCGGATGATCCGGCCGCGGTGAAGGAGAGGCTGGTTGAGGAGTATAGGGACAACTTCGCCAGTCCGTTCAAGGCAGCGGAACTGGGGTATACGGACCATATCATTTTTCCTGAAAACACCCGGCCAAGATTGATCCATGCCCTGATGATGCTGAAGGACAAACAGGAGTCGATTCCCGAAAGGCGGCACGGAAATATCCCCCTGTAG
- a CDS encoding TRAP transporter small permease — translation MRVFGRALAWCIDGLTHLSGWIAALSLVAAAVIVTEGVVIRKVFGISTIWQIEASVFLLIFTVFSGSAFVQKNEHHLNVDLVVIHLSPKSREITLIVVSILSCIIAAVLAWYAWPMWWETVVRNDHSESLWGPPLWIPYFFLPLGMTLLFFQYILYIRNKIIALRTGEYNEEAELFELRDIDIPKTDSDPE, via the coding sequence ATGAGGGTATTCGGAAGAGCATTGGCATGGTGTATTGACGGATTGACCCACCTGAGCGGCTGGATCGCCGCATTATCTCTGGTGGCGGCGGCCGTGATCGTAACCGAAGGCGTCGTTATCAGAAAGGTATTCGGCATTTCCACGATCTGGCAGATTGAGGCATCTGTGTTCCTCCTGATATTTACGGTCTTTTCAGGATCTGCCTTTGTTCAGAAAAACGAACATCATCTGAATGTGGATCTGGTGGTCATCCATCTCTCTCCCAAGTCCAGGGAGATCACCCTTATCGTGGTTTCCATCCTGTCGTGTATAATCGCCGCGGTATTGGCATGGTATGCCTGGCCCATGTGGTGGGAGACCGTGGTTCGCAACGACCACTCGGAATCGCTGTGGGGCCCGCCCCTCTGGATTCCATACTTCTTTCTTCCACTCGGGATGACGCTCCTTTTTTTCCAGTACATCCTGTACATACGCAACAAGATCATCGCCCTCAGAACAGGGGAGTACAATGAAGAGGCGGAGCTGTTTGAACTGAGAGATATCGACATCCCCAAGACTGATTCAGACCCGGAATAA
- a CDS encoding acyl--CoA ligase → MTHEKTLKASFLNVFSARASEEAIAFFREGVVETELTYQDLDRDSNRMANTLKNLGVKKGDRVILFLPKSLLFVVAHLALQKMGAVGVPLNPGFKKSEMEYLIRDADATLAFAGPEQEEIVHDLAPGLTSLTIDTKRPYQDLDFFRSASDDRVEEDVGPDDPGLIIYTSGTTGRPKGAILTQGNLTHDARNIINIWEIAETDVLCHALPLFHVHGLCFALHTVLMAGARVLMLDRFSPRQVLDLLTEKTGQHACTLFMAVPPMYGKLMDHAGDRKLDFEHMRLWTSGSAPLLAKDFEKIAGVFGKEPVEREGMSETGMNFSNPVRGLRKPGAIGLPLPGLEVRIVDIETFKDVVPGHEGEIWLRGPGVTPGYWNKPKETAQAFEKGWFRTGDLGKVDADGYYYLTDRCKHIIISGGENISPKEVEGVINALDDVRESSVVGIPDAQWGEKVVAAVVKKPQADITSGEIQAHCRTHLHDWKCPKEILFVEELPKNTMGKVLTREVKQLFHS, encoded by the coding sequence ATGACCCATGAAAAAACATTGAAGGCCTCCTTCTTGAATGTCTTCTCAGCCCGGGCCAGCGAGGAGGCCATTGCCTTTTTCCGTGAGGGCGTTGTTGAGACGGAATTGACATACCAAGACCTGGACCGGGATTCAAACCGGATGGCCAACACCCTGAAAAACCTGGGGGTGAAAAAGGGAGACCGGGTCATCCTCTTTCTTCCCAAATCCCTCTTGTTTGTGGTCGCCCACCTGGCCCTTCAAAAAATGGGGGCCGTCGGCGTCCCCTTGAACCCGGGATTCAAGAAGTCGGAAATGGAATACCTCATTCGCGATGCCGATGCAACACTGGCGTTTGCAGGCCCTGAGCAGGAGGAGATTGTCCATGATCTCGCCCCGGGGCTTACCTCCCTCACCATTGATACAAAAAGGCCTTACCAGGACCTGGACTTTTTCCGTTCCGCCTCGGACGACCGGGTAGAAGAAGACGTCGGCCCGGATGACCCAGGCCTCATCATCTACACCTCGGGCACCACCGGGAGGCCGAAAGGGGCGATCCTCACCCAGGGAAATCTGACCCATGATGCAAGAAATATTATCAACATATGGGAAATAGCGGAAACCGACGTTTTATGTCATGCACTCCCCCTCTTTCATGTGCACGGTCTCTGTTTTGCCCTCCATACCGTCCTCATGGCCGGGGCCCGTGTCCTGATGCTGGATCGATTTTCCCCCCGGCAGGTCTTGGATCTGCTGACGGAAAAAACCGGGCAACATGCCTGCACTCTCTTTATGGCCGTGCCCCCGATGTACGGCAAGCTCATGGACCATGCGGGGGATAGGAAGCTGGACTTCGAGCACATGCGTCTGTGGACCTCCGGATCGGCCCCGCTTCTGGCAAAGGACTTTGAAAAAATAGCCGGGGTATTCGGAAAAGAACCCGTGGAACGCGAGGGGATGTCAGAGACCGGGATGAACTTTTCCAATCCGGTCAGGGGGCTGCGCAAGCCCGGTGCCATCGGTCTGCCACTTCCGGGCCTGGAAGTCCGGATCGTCGATATTGAGACATTCAAAGACGTGGTTCCCGGCCACGAAGGCGAGATCTGGCTCAGAGGTCCGGGAGTGACCCCGGGGTACTGGAACAAGCCAAAAGAAACCGCCCAGGCCTTTGAAAAGGGATGGTTCAGGACCGGCGATCTGGGAAAGGTGGATGCGGACGGTTATTATTACCTGACCGACCGATGCAAGCATATTATCATCTCCGGGGGCGAAAATATCTCCCCCAAAGAGGTGGAAGGGGTCATCAATGCACTGGATGATGTGCGAGAGTCATCCGTGGTAGGCATTCCTGATGCCCAATGGGGAGAAAAGGTGGTGGCCGCAGTGGTCAAAAAACCTCAGGCGGATATCACATCCGGTGAGATTCAGGCCCATTGCAGGACGCATCTTCACGATTGGAAATGCCCCAAAGAGATTCTTTTTGTAGAGGAACTGCCGAAAAATACCATGGGAAAGGTGTTGACTCGAGAGGTGAAACAGCTTTTTCACTCCTGA